From the genome of Pseudomonas sihuiensis:
GCCATCGTCAAACCGCTGCGCGAGTTGCCGAGCCTGAGCGGTTGCCTGGACTGGCTGTTCGCCGAGGCGGCGGGGGAGGATTGCGGACGCGAACTGGTGCTCAATCGCCTGTTCGAGCTGATGGTGATTCAACTGCTGCGCCATCTGATGAACAGCCGCGAGCTGGCCTCGGGGATGATGGCGGGGCTGGCCGAACCACGCCTGGCGCGGGCGCTCAATCAACTGCACGAGAAACCGCAGCACGGCTGGTCGGTGGCCGAGCTGGCGGCGCTGGCCGGCATGTCGCGCGCCAGTTTCGCTGCGCATTTTCACGATGTGGTCGGTGCTACACCGGCGGATTATCTGGTGGGCTGGCGCGTCAGCCTGGCGCAGAAGCGTCTGCGCGAGGGCCGGCCCATGGCGCTGATCGCCGACGAGGTCGGCTATGAAAGCCCCTCGGCCCTGGCCCGTGCATTTCGCCGCAAGGTGGGGGCGAGTCCCAGCGAGTGGCTGCGTCAGGTCGCTCAATAGGCGAAATGGGCGATGGCTTGCCTGACCTTGTCCAGCGCGTCTTCCAGTTGCGCCAGGGTGACCGAGCCAAGGGCCAGGCGCAGCGCATGGGGCACCTGCTCCGAGGTGCTGAACGGCTCAGCGGTGGAGACCGCCACCCGCTCGTGCAGCAGGCGCGCCACGACCTGATCGGCGCGCACCTCGGCCGGTAACGGCAGCCAGAGGAAATAGCCGGCCTCATGGCCGATCGGTTGCAGGCCGGCCAGCACGCGCCGCGCCAGTGCTTGCCGGCAGCGGGCGTCCTCGCGCTTCTGTGCTTGCAGGCGGGCCAGTGTGCCGTCTTCGATCCAGGCGCAGACCAGCGCCGTCATGATGCCCGGGGTGTTCCAGGTGCTGGCGCGGATGCTGCGCTCCAGTGCGGCGACCCAGACGGCAGGCGCAGTCAGGTAGCCAACCCGCAAGCCGGTGGCGATGTTCTTCGAGAAGCCAGATACATGCACCGTGCGTTCGGGCGCCAGGGCGGCCAGTGGCGCTGGTGCCGAGCTGGCCAGGAAGGCGTAGGCGGCATCCTCGATGATCAGCAGATCGTGCTCGCGGGCGATATCGATCAGGCGCTTGCGCTGTCGCTGGTCG
Proteins encoded in this window:
- a CDS encoding AraC family transcriptional regulator produces the protein MTMDRLSSLLHHFNLHASTFHRGGFCGTSSHGEHEPHGYIHLLRAGRMSFREGDGRELRLEEPSLMLVARPRLHQMTASEADGAELVCATLAFDGGIDNPLSRSLPGAIVKPLRELPSLSGCLDWLFAEAAGEDCGRELVLNRLFELMVIQLLRHLMNSRELASGMMAGLAEPRLARALNQLHEKPQHGWSVAELAALAGMSRASFAAHFHDVVGATPADYLVGWRVSLAQKRLREGRPMALIADEVGYESPSALARAFRRKVGASPSEWLRQVAQ